The following coding sequences lie in one Aspergillus puulaauensis MK2 DNA, chromosome 3, nearly complete sequence genomic window:
- a CDS encoding mitochondrial 54S ribosomal protein mL54 (BUSCO:EOG09265KQ4;~COG:S;~EggNog:ENOG410PR5G;~InterPro:IPR013870;~PFAM:PF08561), with the protein MKTICQRCRSSILTRLPHQTFTSSLGASQRIQFRNYSDGKPSVSAAPPPPKPRQPIGDDITIPSAISSATPGVSQPLSTPGGVHVDVDPTQPAKAAKPAVERPPSSCVPGTQMLGLNYFRNKADPIALEDNEYPEWLWSLLDSSKKEAKKGGVDPNTLNKKQRKRYEKKMAARAATLPVQIPVHHQATDITPAQYNRNGETPEDILGEAAESLGKRSEITKSSREARRKAIREANFLSGL; encoded by the exons ATGAAAACTATCTGCCAACGCTGCCGGTCGAGCATCTTGACCCGACTACCACACCAGACCTTCACATCCTCGCTGGGTGCGAGTCAACGAATTCAATTCCGCAACTACAGCGATGGAAAGCCTTCGGTATCCGCTGCACCCCCTCCACCTAAGCCTCGACAACCCATCGGCGACGACATCACCATCCCGTCCGCAATCTCATCAGCTACCCCTGGCGTGTCGCAGCCTTTGAGTACCCCGGGAGGTGTCCACGTTGATGTCGACCCGACCCAGCCTGCGAAAGCTGCAAAACCAGCCGTGGAACGACCCCCGAGTTCCTGCGTTCCTGGAACTCAAATGCTGGGGCTCAATTACTTCAGAAACAAGGCGGATCCCATTGCCCTGGAGGATAACGAGTACCCCGAATGGCTGTGGTCATTACTGGATAGTTCGAAGAAGGAGGCTAAGAAGGGTGGTGTTGATCCAAACA CCCTCAACAAGAAGCAACGCAAACGCTACGAGAAAAAGATGGCCGCCCGTGCCGCAACATTACCAGTCCAGATCCCCGTTCACCACCAGGCTACAGATATCACGCCCGCCCAATACAACCGCAATGGGGAGACACCCGAGGATATACTGGGAGAGGCTGCCGAGAGTCTAGGGAAGCGATCCGAAATTACCAAGAGTTCGAGAGAGGCACGGAGAAAGGCCATCAGAGAGGCCAACTTCTTGAGCGGACTTTAA